One region of Brachyhypopomus gauderio isolate BG-103 chromosome 9, BGAUD_0.2, whole genome shotgun sequence genomic DNA includes:
- the LOC143523498 gene encoding uncharacterized protein LOC143523498 isoform X1, whose protein sequence is MQTDHDDDDPLPCHEHDYCVSNEPAALDLSLNENEEEISRLRKQIEDLTVSKFCLERFSASDDDIRFFTRFANHARLMGFWKQIEPATHNIIRVTSARTVEKTDQVPHSASTTVLSVIKRS, encoded by the exons atgcagactgaccatgatgatgatgaccccttaccgtgtcatgaacatgactactgcgtcagtaatgagcctgctgcgcttgatctctccctcaatgaaaatgaagaggagatatcaaggctccgaaaacaaatcgaagacttaactgtcagcaagttctgtttggagcggttttctgcctctgatgacgacatacgattctttaccag atttgcaaaccATGCCCGcctgatgggcttttggaagcaaatagagccagccacccacaacatcatacgggttacaagcgcacggactgttgagaagactgatcaggtccctcactctgccagtacaacg gtgctatcagtgataaagagatcttaa
- the LOC143522564 gene encoding TOG array regulator of axonemal microtubules protein 2-like, translated as MLSKHDCKVNLYALEALQKIITLLRDNLVQVVYILVPAIVDNHLNSKNNAIYMATIAAIQALINNLELVRELYPCKPQLVEQKVLPLLWYLLGTSSNSGTVHGRGRSVRGATVHLCQALHAHMGPALLDCAASQPSNIRKSLREFVKNLPIN; from the exons atgctttcaaagcacgactgcaaggttaacctctatgccttggaggccttacagaagataatcacactgctcagagacaacctggtccaagtggtctacatcttagtcccagctatagtggacaatcacctcaattccaagaataacgccatctacatggcaacaatagctgccattcaagctctcatcaataaccttg agctggttagggaactctacccctgcaagccacaactggttgagcagaaggtgcttcctctgctctggtacctccttgggacctccagcaacagtggtacggtccacgggaggggtagaagcgtgagaggggccactgtccacctatgccaagcccttcatgcccacatgggtccggcgctgctggactgcgctgcttcccaaccttccaatatccgcaagagcctaagagagtttgtgaagaacctcccgatcaactga
- the LOC143523498 gene encoding uncharacterized protein LOC143523498 isoform X2, whose translation MQTDHDDDDPLPCHEHDYCVSNEPAALDLSLNENEEEISRLRKQIEDLTVSKFCLERFSASDDDIRFFTRFANHARLMGFWKQIEPATHNIIRVTSARTVEKTDQVPHSASTTVL comes from the exons atgcagactgaccatgatgatgatgaccccttaccgtgtcatgaacatgactactgcgtcagtaatgagcctgctgcgcttgatctctccctcaatgaaaatgaagaggagatatcaaggctccgaaaacaaatcgaagacttaactgtcagcaagttctgtttggagcggttttctgcctctgatgacgacatacgattctttaccag atttgcaaaccATGCCCGcctgatgggcttttggaagcaaatagagccagccacccacaacatcatacgggttacaagcgcacggactgttgagaagactgatcaggtccctcactctgccagtacaacg gttctttaa
- the LOC143523603 gene encoding TOG array regulator of axonemal microtubules protein 1-like, with product MLPRRRRDELKPGPPRKDPHEQQTLRTFSNPDLALAQSFSLLSSDDWEKKIEGLMFIRRLAQHHSDVLGSRRHDVCIVLIQEVQNLRSAVSRMAVVSLRELYSSLQKGMDQEVEATAKVLLHKAAESNAFIRQDVDTALDSMTS from the exons ATGCTGCCACGACGCAGACGAG atgaactcaaaccaggacctcccaggaaggatccccacgagcagcagactttacggaCCTTCTCCAatccagacctcgctctcgctcagagcttcagtctgcttagctctgatgactg ggagaagaaaattgaagggttgatgttcatccgtagattggctcagcatcactctgatgtgcttggcagcaggcgtcatgatgtctgcattgttcttattcaagag gtgcagaacctgcgctctgccgtgtctcgcatggcggtggtgtccttgagggagttgtactccagcctgcagaaagggatggaccaggaagtggaggctacagctaaggtcctccttcacaaagcagcggagtccaatgccttcatcaggcaggacgtggacacagctctggacagcatg acgtCATAG